Proteins encoded by one window of Porphyromonas vaginalis:
- a CDS encoding helix-turn-helix domain-containing protein, with product MSTMKQTKDTKSKPTKGSTNRPTKGHATTAERLEALKRYYVNGYSIKILASQYQVTSCTIRNWIRIFEQENPEVAKAMNKKRIPPRCTPSEELSKDDYVALKARIMELEKALDQACLERDVFKTCLEVYSINEQKKNGH from the coding sequence ATGAGTACAATGAAACAGACAAAAGACACGAAGTCGAAGCCCACGAAGGGATCAACAAATCGCCCAACCAAGGGACATGCCACAACGGCCGAACGGCTTGAGGCACTCAAGCGCTACTACGTAAATGGCTATTCAATCAAGATTCTAGCGAGCCAGTATCAGGTAACATCATGTACGATTCGCAATTGGATTCGTATCTTTGAGCAAGAAAACCCTGAAGTGGCTAAAGCTATGAACAAAAAGAGAATACCCCCACGATGCACCCCCTCTGAGGAACTCAGCAAGGACGACTATGTCGCTCTGAAAGCACGTATCATGGAGCTCGAAAAAGCTCTTGACCAAGCCTGCTTAGAGCGAGATGTCTTCAAGACCTGCTTGGAGGTGTACAGCATCAATGAGCAAAAAAAAAATGGCCACTAG
- the obgE gene encoding GTPase ObgE, with protein sequence MAGESNFVDYVKIYLRSGKGGRGSAHFRREKYIPKGGPDGGDGGRGGSIYIEANQNYWTLLHLRYNRHIIAESGEAGGAKLQTGADAPDIVIEVPCGTSVHDATTGEFILDVSQHGERHLLLPGGRGGKGNNFFKTSTNQAPRYAQPGEPSQERLVVLQLKTLADVGLVGLPNAGKSTLLAALSAAKPKIADYPFTTLQPNLGMVSYRDNRSFVMADIPGIIEGAAEGKGLGLRFLRHIERNSILLFMVPIDSPDIIAEYRMLCRELEEYNPGLIDKRHILAITKIDMADSELIDLVSETLPEDVPTIFISAVAQRGLTELKDLIWREINAPSLHDPNEILRQPLNDRTTQEDDDPDNPLPKLKVEEDHDLIDDIIWEE encoded by the coding sequence ATGGCAGGTGAGAGCAACTTTGTAGACTACGTCAAGATCTATCTTCGCTCGGGCAAGGGCGGTAGAGGATCGGCACACTTTCGTCGTGAGAAGTACATCCCAAAGGGTGGTCCCGACGGAGGTGACGGTGGTCGTGGCGGTAGCATTTATATAGAGGCCAACCAAAACTACTGGACGCTCCTACACCTGCGCTACAATCGTCATATCATCGCCGAGAGTGGCGAGGCGGGCGGTGCTAAGCTACAGACGGGTGCTGATGCGCCTGATATTGTGATCGAGGTGCCTTGCGGGACGAGCGTGCATGACGCCACGACGGGAGAGTTTATACTAGATGTGTCGCAGCATGGTGAGCGGCACCTCCTCCTCCCAGGCGGTCGTGGAGGCAAGGGTAATAACTTCTTCAAGACCTCGACAAATCAAGCACCCCGCTACGCACAGCCTGGCGAACCAAGTCAGGAGCGTCTCGTGGTATTGCAGCTCAAGACGCTGGCCGACGTGGGGCTGGTCGGGCTACCCAATGCGGGTAAGTCAACGCTCCTAGCAGCACTCTCAGCCGCGAAGCCTAAAATTGCGGACTACCCCTTCACCACGCTACAACCGAACCTAGGGATGGTCTCCTATCGTGACAACCGCTCTTTCGTCATGGCGGACATCCCCGGCATCATCGAGGGTGCCGCCGAGGGTAAGGGACTAGGGCTTCGCTTCCTCAGACACATCGAGCGCAACTCGATCCTGCTCTTTATGGTGCCTATCGACAGTCCCGACATCATTGCCGAGTATCGGATGCTATGTCGTGAGCTGGAGGAGTACAATCCAGGACTGATCGACAAGCGACACATCCTAGCGATCACCAAGATAGACATGGCAGACAGCGAGCTTATCGACCTCGTCTCGGAGACGCTACCCGAGGATGTACCGACGATCTTTATCTCTGCCGTGGCACAGCGAGGACTGACTGAGCTGAAGGATCTGATATGGCGAGAGATCAACGCTCCCTCACTGCATGACCCGAACGAGATCCTGCGCCAACCGCTCAACGACCGCACGACACAAGAGGACGATGATCCAGACAACCCGCTACCTAAGCTAAAGGTGGAGGAGGATCACGACCTCATAGATGACATCATCTGGGAGGAGTAA
- the hflX gene encoding GTPase HflX, giving the protein MKEFIKTSQSSERTILVGLITPDVSETQAEEYLDELAFLSETAGAEPVARFLQRLDTPNPATFVGKGKLDEIAEYVSAHEVGLAIFDDELAPNQLRNIERQLGIRILDRTSLILDIFATRAQTAHAKTQVEMAQYQYMLPRLTRLWTHLERQRGGNIGLRGPGETQLETDRRIILRKISQLKEQLKKIDKQKSVQRQNRGKMVRVALVGYTNVGKSTLMNVLAKSDIFAENKLFATLDTTVRKVVLGNLPFLLADTVGFIRKLPTQLVESFKSTLDEVRESDLILHVVDISHPEFEDQIAVVTETLREIDALGDKPQILVFNKIDAYQHIPKDPDDLTPATKLNRTREELEKSWMARMGNDCTFISARTGEGMDELRRLLYERVKEIHIQRYPYNDFLYQDYSDLMDDGAE; this is encoded by the coding sequence ATGAAAGAGTTTATCAAGACTTCTCAATCGAGTGAGCGCACGATCCTCGTGGGGCTCATCACTCCCGACGTGTCGGAGACGCAGGCGGAGGAGTATCTTGATGAGCTGGCCTTTCTCTCAGAGACTGCGGGTGCAGAGCCTGTGGCGCGCTTCTTACAGCGTCTTGACACGCCAAATCCCGCCACCTTTGTGGGCAAAGGCAAGCTCGACGAGATCGCCGAGTATGTCTCTGCCCACGAGGTGGGGCTGGCCATCTTTGACGATGAGCTAGCACCCAATCAGCTACGCAACATAGAGCGTCAGCTAGGCATACGCATCCTCGACCGCACCTCGCTCATCCTCGACATCTTTGCCACGCGAGCACAGACGGCACACGCCAAGACGCAGGTAGAGATGGCGCAGTACCAGTACATGCTACCACGTCTGACCCGACTATGGACGCACCTCGAGCGACAGCGTGGTGGTAACATCGGGCTACGTGGCCCAGGTGAGACGCAGCTAGAGACCGACCGACGGATCATCCTGCGCAAGATCTCACAGCTCAAGGAGCAGCTCAAGAAGATCGACAAGCAGAAGAGCGTACAGCGACAGAACCGTGGCAAGATGGTGCGTGTCGCCCTCGTCGGCTATACCAATGTGGGTAAGTCTACGCTGATGAATGTCCTCGCTAAGAGCGACATTTTTGCCGAAAACAAGCTCTTTGCGACGCTCGACACGACCGTTCGCAAGGTCGTTTTGGGCAACCTCCCCTTCCTCCTAGCCGACACGGTGGGCTTCATACGCAAGCTCCCGACACAGCTGGTAGAGTCGTTCAAGAGTACCCTCGACGAGGTACGCGAGTCAGACCTCATCCTGCACGTTGTGGACATCTCCCACCCGGAGTTCGAAGATCAGATAGCGGTAGTCACCGAGACACTCCGAGAGATCGATGCTCTGGGTGACAAACCGCAGATACTCGTCTTCAACAAGATCGATGCTTACCAGCATATCCCCAAAGATCCTGACGATCTGACACCCGCGACCAAGCTCAACCGCACACGCGAGGAGCTAGAGAAGAGCTGGATGGCGCGCATGGGCAACGACTGCACCTTTATCTCGGCACGTACAGGCGAGGGTATGGACGAGCTGCGACGGCTCCTCTACGAGCGTGTCAAGGAGATCCACATACAGCGCTATCCTTACAACGACTTCCTCTACCAGGACTATAGCGATCTGATGGACGATGGCGCAGAGTAA
- a CDS encoding polymerase, which yields MPSHTAIARERALASRLARFASRYFLLIVVAVALVVALVVALTGAYPHRTPETLLARDILTYQPLLLTVAVILSMGAVLLPWLEAKGVTRTTGAKLDYRHHFVPLLCFGLGYANLLLGVVDSYLGLQTLFLIGMIVDNRWEERANLCRSLRQRIVFPLALTAALYILYTAVVVVGWSANKEIALDYWSREVWLLAIPLYFLIYSGPSKYLTQSFWQAVLRIAWVYLVVFLIFYYSVLISCGTSPLITLTLNKGYLNEAGFVTDSSHMLMPFTFTHYTYLGVYLLIPVVMSICSREHSLRLHAYAVLLAIVLYGYALQARYLLLMAVAVGGYALLYQITVRIEGAKHTGRLATYVILSGALLLTLVYTTSPYLMHGYFDGTVRNDALLVSYQAVQEVPILIGGGLDYAYTLLQTLPFGTAEEPHLFHFHNQYMQTLVQSGIIGLLLWLSLLGSMLWIARKRHHSALIVVISLWIILCNVDLVSYIPEYLIGMLVLLCLALSSDVSLEKSVRTVPICE from the coding sequence ATGCCTTCACATACCGCCATCGCCAGAGAGCGCGCTCTCGCCAGTCGCCTAGCACGCTTTGCCTCTCGCTACTTCCTGCTGATCGTCGTAGCGGTAGCCCTTGTTGTCGCCCTCGTCGTTGCCCTCACGGGAGCTTATCCTCATCGCACGCCCGAGACGCTACTGGCTCGAGACATACTGACCTACCAGCCCCTACTGCTGACGGTCGCTGTGATCCTCTCCATGGGGGCGGTACTACTGCCGTGGCTTGAGGCAAAAGGGGTGACCCGTACTACTGGAGCAAAGCTCGACTACCGGCATCACTTCGTCCCCCTCCTCTGCTTTGGCTTAGGCTATGCCAATCTATTGCTCGGGGTGGTCGATAGCTACCTCGGACTGCAGACGCTTTTCCTCATTGGAATGATTGTGGACAACCGCTGGGAGGAGCGAGCGAACCTCTGTCGTTCACTCCGCCAGCGCATTGTCTTCCCCTTGGCTCTCACAGCTGCACTCTATATCCTCTATACAGCAGTCGTTGTCGTTGGCTGGTCTGCAAATAAAGAGATTGCGCTCGACTATTGGAGCCGCGAAGTCTGGCTACTCGCGATCCCCCTTTACTTCCTCATATATAGTGGTCCGTCGAAGTATCTTACGCAGAGCTTTTGGCAAGCGGTCCTGCGCATTGCATGGGTCTACTTGGTCGTCTTCCTCATCTTCTATTACAGCGTCCTGATCAGCTGTGGCACCAGTCCGCTCATCACGCTCACACTCAACAAAGGCTACCTCAACGAGGCGGGCTTCGTTACCGATAGCTCCCACATGCTGATGCCTTTTACCTTCACGCACTACACCTATCTAGGCGTTTACCTGCTGATCCCCGTCGTGATGAGTATCTGCAGTCGTGAGCACTCGCTACGCCTCCACGCCTACGCTGTGCTACTCGCCATCGTCCTCTACGGTTATGCCCTGCAAGCACGCTACCTGCTGCTCATGGCTGTCGCTGTCGGTGGGTATGCGCTCCTTTATCAGATCACAGTGCGGATAGAAGGAGCCAAGCATACGGGTCGCCTGGCTACTTACGTCATACTCTCCGGAGCTCTCCTCCTGACGCTCGTCTACACCACTTCGCCCTACCTGATGCATGGTTATTTCGACGGCACGGTACGCAACGATGCGCTACTGGTTAGTTATCAAGCAGTCCAAGAGGTACCCATACTGATCGGTGGTGGACTAGACTACGCCTACACGCTACTACAGACGCTACCCTTCGGGACTGCTGAAGAGCCACATCTCTTCCACTTTCATAATCAATATATGCAGACGCTCGTGCAGAGTGGTATCATCGGACTCTTGCTCTGGCTCTCGCTCCTCGGCTCCATGCTCTGGATAGCTCGTAAACGGCACCATAGTGCCCTCATCGTTGTGATCTCGCTCTGGATCATCCTCTGCAATGTAGACCTCGTGAGCTACATCCCCGAGTACCTCATCGGGATGCTCGTCCTCCTCTGTCTGGCACTCTCCTCAGATGTCTCTCTTGAGAAAAGCGTAAGGACAGTCCCTATATGTGAGTAA
- a CDS encoding adenylate kinase, with product MIHVIIFGAPGAGKGTQSQFIEQHYHLEHISTGDLLRQEIARQSPLGKRVQSIISQGHLVDDDTIIDLIANELHHLPKGIEGVIFDGFPRTVAQAEALDALLEKDQTSVDCLIELKVPEEELRTRLLNRAKIEGRADDTPEVIADRIRVYSERTLPIVDYYHRKGVHYEVPGAGSIEEITEAIFVSIDKSLQHNK from the coding sequence ATGATCCACGTAATAATCTTCGGCGCACCAGGTGCTGGCAAGGGTACACAGAGCCAATTCATCGAGCAGCATTACCACCTAGAGCATATCTCTACGGGCGACCTACTCCGACAGGAGATAGCTCGCCAGTCTCCTCTAGGCAAGCGCGTACAGAGTATCATTTCCCAGGGGCATCTAGTAGATGACGATACGATTATCGACCTTATAGCCAATGAGCTGCACCACCTACCCAAGGGTATCGAGGGTGTTATCTTCGATGGCTTCCCCCGTACGGTAGCTCAAGCGGAGGCACTCGATGCGCTCCTAGAGAAAGATCAGACGAGCGTGGATTGCTTGATCGAGCTCAAGGTCCCCGAAGAGGAGCTACGGACACGCCTACTCAATCGTGCTAAGATCGAGGGACGTGCCGACGATACGCCTGAGGTGATCGCTGACCGCATACGCGTCTACAGTGAGCGCACACTCCCGATCGTGGACTACTACCACCGCAAGGGGGTACACTACGAGGTGCCTGGCGCCGGCTCCATAGAGGAGATCACGGAGGCTATCTTCGTATCGATAGACAAGAGCTTACAGCACAACAAGTAA
- a CDS encoding phosphoribosyltransferase, producing MTDQEIIVHDKTFVPYIKGEQLRAASRRLAEQIRQDTEGRDPLFVCIMNGSFMFAAELLQAINTTAEVAFARYSSYSGMGSTYQLKEVMPVTAPLAGRMVIIIEDLIDTGFTMMKLKEKFLADGAAEVRIATMLLKPEALQCPIHADYVGMEIHNSFIVGHGLDYNEQGRMLDDIYILKE from the coding sequence ATGACTGATCAGGAGATTATAGTACACGACAAGACCTTTGTACCATACATCAAGGGAGAGCAGCTGCGTGCAGCCTCACGGCGACTAGCGGAGCAGATACGCCAAGACACGGAGGGACGTGATCCACTCTTCGTCTGCATTATGAACGGCTCCTTCATGTTTGCCGCAGAGCTACTGCAGGCGATCAATACCACTGCGGAGGTGGCCTTCGCACGCTACTCGAGCTACTCTGGCATGGGGAGCACTTACCAGCTTAAGGAGGTGATGCCCGTGACGGCACCTCTAGCGGGTCGTATGGTCATCATCATAGAGGATCTGATCGACACGGGCTTTACGATGATGAAGCTCAAGGAGAAGTTTCTTGCCGACGGTGCAGCTGAGGTACGCATAGCCACTATGCTACTCAAGCCCGAGGCGCTCCAGTGTCCTATCCATGCCGACTATGTGGGGATGGAGATCCACAACAGTTTCATCGTTGGGCACGGCCTCGACTACAATGAGCAGGGGCGTATGCTCGATGATATCTACATACTTAAAGAGTAA
- a CDS encoding lysophospholipid acyltransferase family protein gives MAQSNQLTRWQRLRLRLMRSTLRGLARLPRSFVDRVLVPTLDWLLYHLVKYRRQVVEENIRLTLTHLSPAEQKEVGRRFYRHLAELMLHEAHYAYGSDEQVRQLFRLEQTELLDQLYEAGHRQLFVLLGHIGPWELMGSSALHLDQSRYQLHVIYKRLHNPIADQLTHEMREQHYAQCIEMMQLARTMVRHRSEQTDERMQIYCLLADQSPDYEQVRYATSLFGRTTPFVTGWSHLAIKLQIPILFYEIRHDDQAKQWVGTFRLLCEHPTDKLQHQLVDDYVTLLEENIRLAPHRWLWSHKRWRFDPHDFPQMVYSPRCDDLSL, from the coding sequence ATGGCGCAGAGTAACCAGCTCACACGATGGCAGCGACTACGGCTTCGGCTGATGCGCTCTACATTGCGGGGCTTGGCACGCTTGCCCCGCTCTTTCGTTGATCGCGTACTAGTCCCTACCCTCGACTGGCTGCTCTATCATCTCGTTAAGTACCGCCGTCAGGTGGTAGAGGAAAACATTCGCCTCACCCTCACACACCTCTCGCCTGCTGAGCAAAAGGAGGTCGGCAGACGCTTCTACCGTCATCTTGCGGAGCTCATGCTTCACGAGGCGCACTACGCTTACGGCTCAGACGAGCAGGTGCGCCAGCTCTTTCGTCTCGAGCAGACGGAGCTACTGGATCAGCTCTACGAAGCGGGACATAGACAGCTCTTCGTCCTCTTGGGGCACATTGGTCCCTGGGAGCTGATGGGCTCCTCGGCACTACACCTAGACCAGAGTCGCTATCAGCTGCATGTCATCTACAAGCGACTGCACAACCCTATCGCCGATCAGCTCACCCATGAGATGCGAGAGCAGCATTACGCCCAGTGCATTGAGATGATGCAGCTGGCTCGTACGATGGTGCGTCATCGCAGCGAACAGACCGATGAGCGTATGCAGATCTACTGCCTACTAGCCGACCAATCGCCGGACTACGAGCAGGTGCGCTATGCTACGTCGCTCTTCGGGCGCACCACCCCCTTTGTCACAGGGTGGAGTCATCTAGCCATCAAGTTGCAGATACCGATCCTCTTCTATGAGATACGTCATGACGACCAGGCTAAGCAATGGGTCGGCACCTTCAGGCTACTCTGTGAGCACCCGACCGACAAGCTACAGCATCAGCTCGTCGACGACTATGTGACACTGCTAGAGGAAAACATTCGCCTAGCACCCCACCGCTGGCTCTGGAGCCACAAGCGCTGGCGCTTTGACCCACACGACTTCCCGCAGATGGTCTACTCACCACGATGCGACGACTTATCATTATAG
- a CDS encoding integrase core domain-containing protein, translating into MLNKRGIQISMTESGDPKENSQSERVNSTIKNEFLKGKVFRNIDEANRAISKAIETYNTIRPHMSIDYMTPQEARECTGPLKKRWRSYREDAIQKARKDKESKELVTN; encoded by the coding sequence ATGCTCAATAAAAGAGGAATACAAATCAGCATGACGGAGTCAGGAGACCCCAAAGAGAACTCCCAGTCAGAGCGGGTGAACAGCACCATTAAGAATGAATTCTTAAAGGGCAAAGTGTTCCGTAACATTGATGAGGCAAATCGCGCAATCAGCAAAGCTATAGAGACTTACAACACCATTCGCCCCCATATGAGCATCGACTATATGACCCCACAAGAAGCTAGGGAATGTACGGGTCCCCTGAAGAAACGATGGCGCAGCTATCGTGAAGACGCAATTCAGAAAGCTCGAAAAGACAAAGAGTCAAAGGAGCTAGTAACCAACTAA
- a CDS encoding transposase, producing the protein MKEEKSNRGRKGYPLDFKWRVIDDLLATGESIATTSQRYGITTRTIRNWLRTFGVELPNQSSSSTMSKTNKNKDVDPEYAELKRENARLKAALFQAESKALVNKTLLEVVLNRYHIDLKKKTDLQP; encoded by the coding sequence ATGAAAGAAGAAAAAAGTAACCGAGGACGAAAGGGATATCCCCTAGATTTCAAGTGGAGAGTCATTGATGACCTCCTAGCCACTGGCGAGAGCATCGCCACGACCAGCCAGCGCTACGGCATTACCACACGCACCATTCGAAATTGGTTGCGTACCTTTGGAGTAGAGTTACCCAACCAAAGCAGCAGTAGCACTATGAGCAAGACAAACAAGAACAAAGACGTAGATCCAGAGTACGCAGAACTCAAGCGCGAAAACGCTCGCCTCAAAGCAGCCCTCTTCCAGGCTGAGAGCAAGGCATTAGTCAACAAGACACTACTCGAAGTGGTCTTGAATCGCTACCACATTGATCTAAAAAAAAAGACCGATTTGCAGCCGTGA
- a CDS encoding DDE-type integrase/transposase/recombinase, producing MTAVKDQYEHPIKQVCKALNKSPQAYYKYLKSDTPLRESELEFIVISYIVEARKSNPGIGGVSLWMQYCREWGARYPVGRDKFVSYIRKHKLYVRIPRRYKAPRTTDSNHDQPTYPNLVRDLIPDGPNQVWSSDITYIPLERGDNRVEFCFLSLILDNYTKEIVGYSLGDSLASEYPCEALKQALKRIPQKGRFRSHPPLRQRHSICQSAVH from the coding sequence GTGACAGCCGTGAAAGATCAATATGAACATCCAATCAAGCAGGTCTGCAAGGCACTGAACAAGAGTCCACAAGCCTATTACAAGTACCTCAAGTCCGACACGCCCTTGAGAGAATCTGAGCTTGAGTTTATAGTGATAAGCTATATTGTGGAAGCACGTAAAAGCAATCCAGGTATTGGAGGCGTATCGCTTTGGATGCAGTATTGCAGGGAGTGGGGAGCCCGCTATCCCGTTGGCAGAGATAAGTTTGTGAGCTACATACGCAAGCACAAGCTCTACGTCCGCATACCGAGGCGCTACAAAGCTCCCCGCACCACGGACTCCAACCACGACCAGCCCACCTACCCCAACCTCGTTCGGGACCTTATCCCCGATGGTCCAAATCAGGTGTGGAGCAGCGACATCACCTACATCCCCTTGGAGCGAGGGGACAACAGGGTTGAGTTCTGCTTCTTATCCCTGATTTTGGATAACTATACGAAGGAGATTGTGGGCTATAGTCTAGGGGACAGTCTCGCCTCAGAATATCCCTGCGAGGCACTAAAGCAAGCCCTCAAGCGGATCCCCCAAAAAGGACGCTTCCGATCTCATCCACCACTCCGACAGAGGCACTCAATATGCCAGTCGGCAGTACACTAA
- a CDS encoding 6-phosphogluconolactonase has protein sequence MNYHQYSTPELVTTQLAQFIAEAVEATEGDFHLALSLEEHAEVLAKALTSEPWRSRIDWQRVHFYLLHEQLGGADLAHRTLLQRLLFDPLQIPAEHIHAVEEAAQEPAQAATALQQHVAERVSHLGGRPQFDLALLEMGVDGHLAGVYPDQVELYISDDVFAPNEMTSEQGEQRQLVTVTLEALEESKRLVFLALGQDVRHAVGHIINLLPEAKAYPANFLAAKIPWVHLFADDQAMREKSYAIY, from the coding sequence ATGAACTATCATCAATACAGTACCCCTGAGCTAGTCACGACGCAGCTCGCACAGTTTATCGCTGAGGCCGTTGAGGCGACCGAAGGCGACTTTCATCTAGCCCTCTCACTAGAGGAGCATGCGGAGGTCTTGGCAAAGGCACTCACCTCAGAGCCTTGGCGCAGCCGTATCGACTGGCAGCGGGTACACTTCTACCTCCTTCACGAGCAGCTGGGCGGAGCTGATCTAGCGCATCGCACGCTACTGCAGCGGCTGCTCTTTGATCCGCTACAGATCCCTGCGGAGCATATCCACGCTGTGGAGGAGGCTGCACAAGAGCCCGCACAGGCTGCGACAGCTCTGCAGCAGCATGTAGCAGAGCGTGTGAGCCACCTAGGGGGGCGTCCACAGTTTGACCTAGCCCTCCTCGAGATGGGCGTAGATGGTCATCTCGCTGGGGTCTATCCCGACCAGGTGGAGCTGTATATCTCAGACGACGTCTTTGCGCCCAACGAGATGACCTCCGAGCAGGGTGAGCAGCGTCAGCTGGTTACCGTGACGCTTGAGGCGCTCGAAGAGTCTAAGCGACTGGTCTTCCTCGCACTGGGACAGGACGTGCGCCACGCTGTGGGACACATTATCAATCTGCTCCCCGAGGCGAAGGCTTATCCCGCCAACTTCCTTGCGGCAAAGATCCCCTGGGTACATCTTTTTGCCGATGATCAGGCGATGCGTGAGAAGTCGTACGCGATCTATTAG
- a CDS encoding IS3 family transposase: MRQLEHAKVRDQKLSITYLCQLLEVSRKGYYKHTFTEQDEDVKVASVLHYCQYVRSKLHRAGVDTLQQCANEYFEGTFQVGRDWLYKVLGANDMLLRSRKRKRPPQTTKGVVNHGFQDHLNTTPKYIATDHCRLTVSDITYVKCLGGFAYLSLTMDAYSRIITGFDLQPTLSTEGPYNALRQTVDFYQKHGFDLKGLIFHSDRGCQYVSKQMTDYEASLGIVTSVTQTGNPLHNAMAERLNGIIKNDWLYNFEDKPIDQVREILSQTIALYNTARPHRAINKKTPMQMLIPDYPNPITTQPSKKQTSKNNSPKAPSLKSPSSCRLTPHKDLSLCTSAVKTTTSRVPQQEQN, from the coding sequence GTGAGACAGCTTGAACACGCCAAAGTGAGAGATCAAAAGCTCTCCATAACCTACCTTTGTCAGCTACTAGAAGTCAGCCGCAAAGGCTACTACAAGCACACCTTCACCGAGCAAGACGAAGATGTCAAAGTAGCCTCCGTCCTACACTATTGCCAGTATGTGCGAAGTAAGCTCCACAGGGCAGGCGTAGACACCCTTCAGCAGTGTGCCAACGAATACTTCGAAGGAACCTTCCAAGTAGGTCGCGACTGGCTGTACAAAGTCTTAGGAGCCAACGATATGCTGCTGAGAAGTCGCAAGCGCAAGCGTCCACCCCAGACGACCAAAGGCGTGGTCAATCACGGCTTCCAAGATCACCTGAACACCACCCCTAAATACATTGCCACTGACCATTGCCGGCTCACCGTCTCAGACATAACCTACGTCAAATGTTTAGGGGGCTTCGCATATCTCTCCCTGACGATGGACGCTTATAGCCGCATCATCACCGGCTTTGACCTGCAGCCCACGCTCTCCACAGAGGGCCCCTACAACGCACTAAGACAGACCGTTGACTTCTACCAGAAGCATGGCTTTGACCTCAAAGGGCTCATCTTCCATAGCGACCGAGGCTGTCAATATGTCTCCAAGCAGATGACCGACTACGAGGCCAGCCTAGGCATCGTAACCAGTGTCACCCAGACAGGCAACCCTCTCCACAACGCTATGGCAGAGCGACTTAACGGGATCATCAAGAACGACTGGCTCTACAACTTCGAGGATAAGCCCATAGATCAAGTTCGAGAGATCCTCTCGCAAACGATTGCTCTCTATAACACAGCGCGTCCTCATCGAGCCATCAACAAGAAGACTCCGATGCAGATGCTCATACCAGATTACCCCAACCCTATAACCACACAACCCTCTAAGAAACAGACATCTAAGAACAATTCACCAAAAGCTCCGAGCCTCAAATCTCCGAGCTCATGCCGCTTAACTCCACACAAAGACCTATCTTTGTGTACCTCCGCAGTAAAAACGACCACAAGTCGTGTACCCCAGCAAGAGCAAAACTAA